CTCATTCATTCTATTATCATCTTTATAGGTTTCGCTTTTGCTTTCTGCTTGTATAGGTTCAAAGGGTTTATCTTTTTCTTTGTTTGAATTTTTTGTGCTAGAGCAATTTCTCTATTTTGTTTTGCTATTTCAGCTTTATATATTTCCCCCATTTCATCACTTTTGGCTTTCATTTCTAGCCATTGTTTTTTAAATTCATCTATATCAGTTATTGTATTTCTAAGTTTGGTTATATATACACTATCTGCAAATACATCTCCTGTTATACTCCATTCGATAGGATTTTGTTTTATAAAATCATTCAAATCTTCCGCTTGGCTTTGGCTCATATTTTTATCATAGCCATTAAGTTTTTCAGCTATGGTTGTTTCACCTTCTATAAGAGGTTCTTGACCGACATATTAGCAAAAAATGCAATTAAAACACCACCTTTATTTATAGAGCCATTATCATTTTTGTGGATTTCTTTTATATCTATATGTGAGCTTGGAAAACTTAATGCCAATTGTTTAGAATTTTGATAAATTTGTAAATTATTGTTTGCACTTAAAGCACTATCAAACTCTTTTTGGGTTTGATAGATATTTTCTACCTGAAAGCTTTTTTTGTCATAAGAAAATCCTAAAGGGATTTTGCTTAAATCTTCAGTAGTAAAATTTCCACTCGGTTCATCAATAAGCTGTGAAAAAACCTTATAAGCATTACCTAAACTTTTGGCAATATCTATATTGGTAAAAGATTTAAAATTAAGGTTAGTGATATAATTAACAAAATTTTCAGCACCTTTAGCATAAATCTTATAATCTTTTGGCAATCCTGCAGCTTCGTTAAAATCACTTGTAAAAAAGCCATCTTTATCTACGCCATAGCCTAGCATTTTACTTACTGCTTGTGATTTATCGCTTACAAGGCTTGAGTTATCATTTGCAACATTAGATGATTTTATATTTGAAGTATTATTGTTTAAAGTGGTTGTGTAATTATAATTTGAATAAGAATTTATACTATTAATCATCTTTGCCACCTTTTAAAAATAAGATTTACAAGATAAATCGGCAAAAATGATTTTTTCGTAAATTTTTTATCTTTTTTGTTTTAAATATTTAATTAAAGTGTGTAAAAATAAAATCCTTAATAAGTTTTTTGCGGTATAATATTTTCTTTTATTTTTAAATTTTAAAGGTTGCTTATGGCTACAAAATCCGACAAAATGATAGAATTAGTCCTTCCAGAAGTTAAAGAAAGAAAAGGTTTTTTGGTTTATTTTAAAATCATTCTCGCACCATTTCTTGCGTATTTGTGTTTTGCATTAGCGTATTTTAACTTTATTTCATTAAGAATTGACTTGAATAGCTTTGCAATGATTAGTATTTTATTTTTCATCGCTTTAATTCTTGCTAAATACAATGCCGAATACGATTCTAATATCTTTGAACAGCAAAAACTTGAATTTAAACAAAATTTAAAACAATATATCATTAAACATTTTTTAACTATAGGCAAAGAGACAAAAGCCAATGCTTCTTTTGATAATTTTGCCTATGATTTTGTGACCAATATCAGAAATGAGCAATTTACCAGTGTGGCAACTTCTATTTTTCCAATGCTTGGTGTTTTAGGAACTTTTATAAGCCTTGCTATTTCAATGCCAAATTTTACCTCCAACGACATTGCAAATTTAGAAGGTGAAATTTCTTATCTTTTGATAGGAGTTTCATCTGCTTTTTATATTTCAGCTTATGGTATATTTTTGGCACTTTGGTGGGTATTTTTCGAAAAATACGGTAAAAACAAAATTCAAAAACTCATCAATCGCCAAAAAAATGCCACAAGCAATTTCTTTTGGACAAAAGAAGAATTGGAGCACCGCTATTTGTACGAAAGTCTAAAGCATTTTGATAAAATTGGACTCATAGTCGAACAGGTAAGCAATCAAGACTTTTTTACGGAACTTGATCAAACCATTAATCGTAAATTTGAACTTTTCCAAGATATGTTTAGCGTTGAAGAAAAAGCGATTAGAATTAGCAACGAGTATATCAAACAAACTATGAATGATTTACACAAAAGCCAAAAAGAGCAAAAAGACATAGGCAAACTTTATTCTGAAATTTTAAATGCTGTTGGTATTTTTAACCAAAATCTCAAAGATGTAAATCTTAGAATGTCTGAGCAATACAATCGCTTGCTTGATATAAGTTCTGAAAAAACTCACCATTTGGATAAAACTTTAAGTTCATTAGATGAAAAAATAGAACTTTTTCAAAGAAATTTCGAGTATTATCAAAAATCTATGCTTGAAAATCAAGAGAAAATATTCAATGGCTTTAAAACAAGCTTATTGGAAGGTATGAAAGAATTTAGAGAGATTTATGAAGAAGAAAAAAGTCTCGACAGTAATTTAGAAATCATGTCTCAATTAAAAAATGAAATTACTGAATTAAATAGCGAGGCAAGCGAAATGATAAGCAAACTCGAAGAAAGCACAAATAATGCAAAATAAAGAAAATAATTTTTGGATACTTTATGCTAATTTAATGGGTGCTTTATTTTTTATTTTTATTTTAATCATTGCGGCCATAGTTATCAAATATGCCTTAACCAAAGACAAATTAGAAGGCACCAAAAACGCTCTTAGTCAACAAGAACAAACCTTAGAGCAAAAAAAACAAGATTTTGAAAAACAAGAACAAATCATCTACACCCTTGCAAAACGATTAGCTGATGTAAATTCAAGTTATGAAAAACTCAATGTAAAAGACCAAGATTTATTGATATTGGTTGGTTTATTGGAAAAAAGGGAAGAGGAATACGAAAAGTTAAAGGAAAAATTTACAGAATTCAGACAAAGGCTTAATAATGTAAATTATTCTAAACAAGAATTAAGCGCCGAGCTTAAAAAAAATCCGAATTTAAATCCCATCATTAACGAAGAGGCGAATATTATTTTAGATTCTGATATTTTGTTTAACACAGATTCTTATATTTTAAAATCAGAAATCAAAGAAAATTTAAGAAAGCAATTAACTCTTTATTTTGATAGCGTTTTAAATAATAAAATTTTTGCCCCAAAAATCGAAAATATTATCATAGAATCTCACACCAATAGTGATGGTTCTTATATGTATAATCTTGACTTGTCTCAAAAAAGGGCTCACGAGCTTTTAAATTTTATACTTTCTTTTTATAAAGATACAAGGCTTCAAAAATTACTCATAGCCACTGGAAAATCATACTCTGAACCTATTTTTAAAAATGGTAAAGAAGATAAAATTTCCAGCCGTAGAATGGAAATTAAAATTCAAATTTCAAATAAAGCTATAGTGCAAGATATTGAAAAACTTATTTTTAACTAAAAGCCCCATTCAAAAAATCACCTTCAAGGGCTTTGAATTTTATATCAAAAGAGATGATTTATTAGGACAAATTAATGGCAACAAAGCCAGAAAATTAGCCTTTTATCTTCATCAAAATTATCCCAAAAATCAACGCTTTATAAGTTTTGGGGGACTTCAAAGCAATGCTTTGGAAGCTCTAAGTATTTTTACAAAGCTTAAAGGCTACAAGCTTATTTATTTTTGCGAAAAAATACCCCAATTTTTAAAGCAAAACCCTTGTGGAAACTATGCTTTAGCTTTAAACAATGGCGTTGTTTTTAAAGAAAATTTACAAGCAAAAAATTTAAAAGAATTTGCCCTAAGTTTTTGTAAAGAAAATGATGTTTTCATTGAACAAGGCGTGGCAAATTTAAATGCGGAATTTGGCTTAAAAGAACTTGCAAAGGAACTTGAAATTCAAAGCAAAAAACTTCAAATTGATTTTGATATTTTCTTACCTTCTGGCACAGGAACTTCAGCGGCATTTTTGGCAAAAAATTCAAATTTTGACATTTATACTTGTGCTTGTGTGGGAGATAGCGAGTATTTAAAAAAACAAATTTTAAATATTTTGCCCAATTTTGATTTTAAAAATTTACATATTTTAAACAGTGTAAAAAAATACTATTTTGCAAAGCCCTATCTTGAATTTTATGAGCTTTACAAACAAATCAAAATAGAATGCAATATAGAATTTGACCTGCTTTATGATATGCTAGGTTTAAATATAGCTTTAAACCATAACTTCTCAAAACCCCTTTTATACATACATCAAGGCGGCATAAATGGTAATGCTTCTATGTTCGAACGCTATAAAAGATTGTTTTGATGTTTTGCTACACTCAACATGACGAGATACTTTGTCATACTAAGGGAGTAAATTTGTCATCCTGAGGGAATGAAATGACTGAAGGATCTCTATGATGAAAAACCATAAGTGGTTCAACGGTTTAATGATAAAAAATAGAGTTTTTGATTTTTTAGAGTTTACAAATTTTTTAAGTCCTTTTTAAATATAAGTAAGCTCTAAAAAGTTATAAAGCTTTGTTGATTTGAATTCTTTTTTATAAAATGGAATGAAACTGTGAAAGCAAAGGTTTATTTTAGGCTCTTGCTGGCTATTATCAAATTTAAAAACCTTCATTTATAAAGCAAGATAAAGGGCAATTTCATCAGCAAGTAAAAAATTTAAATTATAAAATCTTGCATTTTCAAATTTCAACTTTTTGTCTTTTAGTAAAATTTGTGCTTTTTCTTTTTGTGAAATTTGCAAACTTTTTTCATCAATACCCACTATGCTTCTTAAACCCAAAAACAAATGCTCTAAATTTAAATCCTTTTCACTCAAATACTCAAGCTCTCTAAAACAAGGATTTTCTATATAGGACTTTAAATTTTTAGCCGTATAAAAACGCTTGTTTTCATAAAAACCAACCCCACTCAAACCACAACCTATATAATTTTTACCTTGCCAATAAGCAAGATTGTGCTTACAAATATAGTTTTCATTTTTAGCAAAATTGCTAATTTCGTATTGTAAAAAGCCAAGTTCTTTGATTTTTTCTATAAAAAATTTCATCAAATGCGGTGCATTTTTTTTAAAATGCTCTTTTTTTGCAAAAGCCGTTTTTGGCTCTATAGTAAGATTATAAGCGCTTAGATGGGTGATTAGGGGTTTGATTTTTTCTAAATTTAAAAGCTCAAATTCAAGCATTTTTTTATCATCTAATTTTGTATCATAAATCAGATCTAAATTTACATTTTTAAATCCTGCTTTATTGGCATTTTTTAAGGCTTTAAAAATTTCTTTTTGACTATGAATGCGCCCTAGAAATTGCAATTTTTTTTCGCTAAAACTTTGTGCGCCAAAAGAGATGCGATTGACTCCAAAATTTTTTATCTCTTCAAGCCAAGTAAAGTCAGCAGAATTTGGATTTGCCTCGATAGAAATTTCAGCATTTTTTGCTAAAAATGGTTGCAAAAATTCAAAAATATCCTCATAGGCCTTTGCCTCGATCATACTTGGAGTTCCACCGCCTATAAAAACAGTATTGATGCTAGATTTATTTATATTAAAATTTGAAATTTGAAGGATAAGATCTTCTTTTAAAGCCTTAAAATAAGCATTTTGAAAATCTTTAAGCCTTAAACTCGTAAAAGAACAATAATGACATTTGCTTTCGCAAAAAGGAATGTGAATGTATAAATGCATAAAAACCTTAAAATTTTTAATTTATTTTAATCAAAAATTGATTGAAAATAAGTTAAAATAGGGGGATTTTTGCAAATTTTTAGGAATGAAGGTGGAACAAGAAAAAAAATATAGACTTAATGTCGCAGCGATAATTCTTTCAAGTGCTTATCCTTTTGAATGTAAAGTTTTAGTCGCAAAAAGAAATGATATGGATAATGTTTGGCAATTTCCTCAAGGGGGTATTGATAAAGGCGAAAGTCCAAGAAGTGCGCTATTACGAGAATTACAAGAAGAAATTGGTACTAATGAAGTGGAAATAATAGCAGAATATCCAAAATGGTTGCAATATGATTTTCCAAGCAAGGTTGCTAAAAAAATGTATCCTTATGATGGGCAAAGTCAAAAGTATTTTTTAGTGCGCTTAAAGCCAAAGGCAAAAATTGATCTAAATACTAAGCATCCTGAATTTGATGCTTATGATTTTGTTAATATAAAGCAAGTTTTTGAAATGATTAATCATTTCAAAAGACCTCTTTATGTCAAAGTGATTAAATATTTTGAAGAGAAAGGTTATATTTAATGCTTATAGTTCAAAAATATGGTGGCACAAGCGTTGGCGATTTAGAACGCATTGAAGCAGTAGCACAAAGAGTAATTAAAAATAAAAAAGAAGGACATCGGCTTGTAGTTGTAGTTTCTGCAATGAGCGGTGTGACAAATCAGCTTATTGAATACGCTGAATTTTTTAGTAAACAACCCAACGGTAGGGATATGGATGTACTTTTAAGCAGCGGTGAAAGAGTGACTTCTGCACTTTTAGCCATTGCTTTAAATGAAAAAGGCTTTCCTGCAATTTCCTTTTCTGGAAGAAATGCAGGTATTATCACAGATAGCATTCATACTAAGGCTAGAATTCAAAGTATTGATACTAAGGCGATTTTAGAGCAATTAGAGCAAGATAAGATCGTCGTTGTAGCAGGTTTTCAAGGTATTGATGAGAAAGGCAATGTTACGACTTTAGGGCGTGGCGGAAGTGATTTAAGTGCCGTGGCTTTAGCTGGGGCTTTAAAGGCTGATTTATGTGAAATTTATACCGATGTGGATGGAGTTTATACCACAGATCCAAGAATTGAGCCAAAAGCAAAAAAACTAGATAAAATTTCTTATGAAGAAATGCTTGAACTTGCAAGTTTAGGGGCTAAAGTTTTACAAAATCGCTCTGTGGAGCTTGCAAAAAAATTAGATGTAAAATTAGTCACTAGAAGTAGTTTTAATGACAATGAAGGAACAATTATAACAAGAGAGGATGGAATGGAACAGGCTTTAGTAAGTGGTATAGCATTAGATAAAAA
This genomic interval from Campylobacter sp. CCS1377 contains the following:
- a CDS encoding MotA/TolQ/ExbB proton channel family protein; its protein translation is MATKSDKMIELVLPEVKERKGFLVYFKIILAPFLAYLCFALAYFNFISLRIDLNSFAMISILFFIALILAKYNAEYDSNIFEQQKLEFKQNLKQYIIKHFLTIGKETKANASFDNFAYDFVTNIRNEQFTSVATSIFPMLGVLGTFISLAISMPNFTSNDIANLEGEISYLLIGVSSAFYISAYGIFLALWWVFFEKYGKNKIQKLINRQKNATSNFFWTKEELEHRYLYESLKHFDKIGLIVEQVSNQDFFTELDQTINRKFELFQDMFSVEEKAIRISNEYIKQTMNDLHKSQKEQKDIGKLYSEILNAVGIFNQNLKDVNLRMSEQYNRLLDISSEKTHHLDKTLSSLDEKIELFQRNFEYYQKSMLENQEKIFNGFKTSLLEGMKEFREIYEEEKSLDSNLEIMSQLKNEITELNSEASEMISKLEESTNNAK
- a CDS encoding OmpA family protein, which encodes MQNKENNFWILYANLMGALFFIFILIIAAIVIKYALTKDKLEGTKNALSQQEQTLEQKKQDFEKQEQIIYTLAKRLADVNSSYEKLNVKDQDLLILVGLLEKREEEYEKLKEKFTEFRQRLNNVNYSKQELSAELKKNPNLNPIINEEANIILDSDILFNTDSYILKSEIKENLRKQLTLYFDSVLNNKIFAPKIENIIIESHTNSDGSYMYNLDLSQKRAHELLNFILSFYKDTRLQKLLIATGKSYSEPIFKNGKEDKISSRRMEIKIQISNKAIVQDIEKLIFN
- a CDS encoding 1-aminocyclopropane-1-carboxylate deaminase/D-cysteine desulfhydrase — protein: MKNLFLTKSPIQKITFKGFEFYIKRDDLLGQINGNKARKLAFYLHQNYPKNQRFISFGGLQSNALEALSIFTKLKGYKLIYFCEKIPQFLKQNPCGNYALALNNGVVFKENLQAKNLKEFALSFCKENDVFIEQGVANLNAEFGLKELAKELEIQSKKLQIDFDIFLPSGTGTSAAFLAKNSNFDIYTCACVGDSEYLKKQILNILPNFDFKNLHILNSVKKYYFAKPYLEFYELYKQIKIECNIEFDLLYDMLGLNIALNHNFSKPLLYIHQGGINGNASMFERYKRLF
- the hemW gene encoding radical SAM family heme chaperone HemW; the protein is MHLYIHIPFCESKCHYCSFTSLRLKDFQNAYFKALKEDLILQISNFNINKSSINTVFIGGGTPSMIEAKAYEDIFEFLQPFLAKNAEISIEANPNSADFTWLEEIKNFGVNRISFGAQSFSEKKLQFLGRIHSQKEIFKALKNANKAGFKNVNLDLIYDTKLDDKKMLEFELLNLEKIKPLITHLSAYNLTIEPKTAFAKKEHFKKNAPHLMKFFIEKIKELGFLQYEISNFAKNENYICKHNLAYWQGKNYIGCGLSGVGFYENKRFYTAKNLKSYIENPCFRELEYLSEKDLNLEHLFLGLRSIVGIDEKSLQISQKEKAQILLKDKKLKFENARFYNLNFLLADEIALYLAL
- a CDS encoding RNA pyrophosphohydrolase; this translates as MEQEKKYRLNVAAIILSSAYPFECKVLVAKRNDMDNVWQFPQGGIDKGESPRSALLRELQEEIGTNEVEIIAEYPKWLQYDFPSKVAKKMYPYDGQSQKYFLVRLKPKAKIDLNTKHPEFDAYDFVNIKQVFEMINHFKRPLYVKVIKYFEEKGYI
- a CDS encoding aspartate kinase, translating into MLIVQKYGGTSVGDLERIEAVAQRVIKNKKEGHRLVVVVSAMSGVTNQLIEYAEFFSKQPNGRDMDVLLSSGERVTSALLAIALNEKGFPAISFSGRNAGIITDSIHTKARIQSIDTKAILEQLEQDKIVVVAGFQGIDEKGNVTTLGRGGSDLSAVALAGALKADLCEIYTDVDGVYTTDPRIEPKAKKLDKISYEEMLELASLGAKVLQNRSVELAKKLDVKLVTRSSFNDNEGTIITREDGMEQALVSGIALDKNQARITLRKIEDKPGIAAEIFSALANANINVDMIIQNVGVDGATNLGFTVPQNELDLAKETMKKVLGDNAVIESDSAIVKVSIVGVGMKSHSGVASAAFSALAKEGINIGMISTSEIKISMIVHEKYGELAVRVLHETYGLDK